Proteins co-encoded in one Taeniopygia guttata chromosome 4, bTaeGut7.mat, whole genome shotgun sequence genomic window:
- the LOC115494876 gene encoding uncharacterized protein yields the protein MMSDIVSSWKLEQFVLQKCLPPIWSAGSFQGPDAYQQLCQQWESWSEENKKPKPTNKCKKRAALQGLLMVGRELSKLLKEALENVQTLEQAKEELKIQVDNLRAEVQGLCGDSLRSAVEITRLESKLGYEKLKTEELKKEVGKWIGETHDAQSAVRAVLQDVQRDRGTGPDHKVCHAKIQELEAELGVSRGIVAAIKGKRTPMGNGEGEDSLDLHPPHYDYEDDVWGANSPTRPSPYAPLREEVCQLQVGEVEASKDKKVPHEEPVSHAPLQPIDTNRAVLWFTPEQIKTVGKMLGPLTKETAINWLSRVQRLPKCQSGNFVSDLIDIVRKCMKPDDFASLPGDVQMGNVQDIGDVQLAVLKVFFPEVNPLVLFHQEKQNPEERPDAYVNRKRMLYQMAGLPGSKESPPDFDRPEFKEPLVVGLTPPLRVIAGGDAAKKPLSELEQILNQNFELQKQAFPGYMLGGKKGKALGMSFQNAGMRKMQGDNRKDPDSKGGLGKENQQGMRFQKSNPWRAELRKRLIKYEKQEDIDGLPDAELFQKLALHEAKKNSSSHLIDPGAKAQQ from the coding sequence ATGATGAGCGACATCGTTAGCAGCTGGAAGCTGGAGCAGTTTGTGCTCCAGAAGTGTCTCCCCCCAATTTGGTCAGCGGGGTCTTTCCAGGGCCCGGATGCGTaccagcagctgtgccagcagtggGAGAGCTGGTCCGAGGAgaacaaaaagcccaaacccaCTAACAAGTGTAAGAAGCGAGCGGCTTTGCAGGGTTTGCTGATGGTAGGCAGGGAGTTGTCCAAACTGCTGAAGGAGGCTCTTGAGAATGTGCAGACCTTGGAGCAGGCCAAGGAGGAGCTCAAAATCCAGGTGGACAACCTGCGGGCGGAGGTGCAGGGCTTGTGTGGGGACTCTCTGCGGAGCGCGGTGGAGATCACCCGGCTGGAAAGCAAGCTGGGCTATGAGAAGCTGAAAACGGAGGAGCTGAAGAAGGAGGTTGGCAAGTGGATTGGGGAGACCCACGATGCGCAGAGCGCGGTGCGGGCGGTCCTGCAGGACGTCCAGCGGGACCGGGGCACTGGCCCCGATCACAAGGTGTGCCATGCCAAGatccaggagctggaggcagagctgggggtgtcaAGGGGCATTGTGGCTGCCATTAAAGGCAAGAGGACCCCgatggggaatggggagggggaggacTCCCTGGACCTGCACCCACCCCACTACGATTATGAGGATGATGTGTGGGGTGCTAACAGCCCCACCAGGCCGTCCCCCTATGCTCCTCTGCGGGAGGAGGTGTGCCAGCTGCAAGTAGGGGAGGTAGAGGCTTCCAAAGATAAAAAGGTTCCCCACGAAGAGCCAGTCAGCCATGCCCCACTGCAGCCCATAGACACCaacagggctgtgctctggtTTACCCCTGAGCAGATTAAGACTGTGGGGAAGATGCTGGGGCCGCTGACAAAGGAGACAGCAATTAACTGGCTGTCCAGGGTCCAGCGTCTGCCCAAGTGCCAGAGTGGCAACTTTGTGAGTGACCTGATAGACATTGTGAGAAAGTGCATGAAACCAGATGATTTTGCGTCACTGCCAGGGGATGTGCAGATGGGCAATGTCCAGGATATCGGGGATGTCCAGCTGGCTGTGCTGAAGGTGTTCTTCCCAGAGGTCAACCCCTTAGTGCTCTTCCACCAGGAGAAGCAAAACCCCGAGGAGAGGCCTGATGCCTATGTTAACCGTAAAAGGATGCTCTACCAGATGGCTGGGCTGCCTGGCTCAAAGGAGTCCCCCCCTGATTTTGACAGGCCTGAATTCAAGGAGCCACTGGTGGTGGGGTTGACACCCCCACTGCGGGTGATTGCTGGTGGGGATGCAGCCAAAAAGCCTCTCTCAGAGCTGGAGCAGATCCTGAACCAGAATTTTGAGCTGCAAAAGCAGGCATTCCCGGGATACATGCTGGgggggaagaaagggaaagccTTGGGCATGTCTTTCCAAAATGCAGGGATGAGAAAAATGCAAGGAGACAACAGAAAAGATCCTGATAGCAAGGGGGGGTTGGGGAAGGAGAACCAGCAAGGGATGAGGTTTCAGAAGTCTAACCCTTGGCGGGCTGAGCTGAGGAAGCGCTTGATAAAATATGAGAAACAGGAGGACATTGATGGCTTGCCGGATGCGGAGCTCTTCCAAAAACTGGCCCTGCATGAGGccaaaaaaaacagcagctcccacctgatTGACCCGGGGGCTAAGGCTCAGCAATAG
- the CD8B gene encoding LOW QUALITY PROTEIN: T-cell surface glycoprotein CD8 beta chain (The sequence of the model RefSeq protein was modified relative to this genomic sequence to represent the inferred CDS: deleted 4 bases in 2 codons; substituted 3 bases at 3 genomic stop codons) yields the protein MKKLKISEFFWFYFSKGDLRVPCEVLEKGTGLLPXCTPGFGARRRRSCQXGSRCCCGRGCLAAAGERSAQRGARTSXGEASPATKRTASGKGELAQNPSVTEAATMARPWLHLCICLQIPGFYTTLLLTQIPRHILTQTNNKTEILCELKKEHTGVYWYRWSQERQHFEFLLFSNTLGKATYGPNVKQDKFSVHEARSHSSYSLHISHLHPSDSGTYYCSISQSSQLLLGSGTQLTVVDALPPKTTQTPVSKKPVPRITKGRAASREGPCSPLVWIPLAAAVLLLLLSLVLTTHRLYRLRRRLWLRIHGQ from the exons atgaagaaattaaaaatcagtgagtttttttggttttatttttccaaagggGATTTAAGGGTACCCTGTGAAGTGCTGGAGAagggcacagggctgctgccctgATGCACTCCTGGGTTTGGGGCTCGGCGCAGAAGAAGCTGCCAG TGaggctccaggtgctgctgtggcagaggctgtttggcagctgctggtgagAGATCTGCACAGAGAGGGGCAAGGACTTCCTGAGGTGaagccagccctgccaccaagagg acagcaaGTGGAAAGGGGGAGCTGGCACAAAACCCCTCCGTCACCGAGGCCGCCACCATGGCCCGGCCATGGCTCCATCTCTGCATCTGCCTCCAGATCCCAG GCTTTTATACAACTCTACTTTTAACCCAAATTCCAAGGCATATTCTAACCCAAACTAACAATAAAACTGAAATCCTCTGTGAGCTGAAGAAGGAGCACACCGGGGTGTACTGGTACCGCTGGAGCCAGGAGAGGCAACATTTCGAGTTCTTGTTATTTTCCAACACACTGGGCAAAGCCACATACGGCCCAAATGTGAAGCAGGACAAGTTTAGTGTCCATGAGGCGAGGTCCCACAGCTCCTACAGCCTGCACATCAGCCACCTGCATCCCTCAGACAGCGGCACCTACtactgctccatctcccagtcctcccagctcctcctgggcagcGGGACACAGCTCACAGTGG TGGATGCTTTGCCTCCAAAGACCACCCAGACACCGGTGTCCAAAAAGCCAGTGCCACGGATAAccaaaggcagagctgccagcagggaag gtccctgcagccccctggTCTGGATCCCACTGGCcgctgctgtcctgctgctcctgctgagccTGGTCCTCACCACCCACCGCCTGTACC GTCTGCGGCGGAGGCTGTGGCTTCGCATCCACGGGCAGTAa
- the LOC115494875 gene encoding uncharacterized protein, with product MEGDCDQREGRSSWHHQPCLCCGENAFKFVIAGFTLLSGMCIVLSTQCVQPTHQHLGKNVIHSHLKRHLDTQATAQHRLRRHTKIGTDWPWSQAYIKHTGIMGLNSNKGLNLSTVVMHGSEVYLENEWGWDSTNRLPQLLGKVGQQIKVGCRVINGSTHQRVTQISVTEIKTKKNQNKICAVENMDCWFNFTLVQPVFVVCLWAQNSVGLSFKFKISTTAPSFAAIKISKCHFLAWHAPRYVEIGNQVKVEIKYSQENVADPVQINGTTVTVTAPNSRKWIIPLTCLCETKTLDRSELDAETSWYNQDYGRCPHLIITLQVWCQGNLSVEMSPKLGGKWWIGGPEGFKKEFTITAVLPPVVSKIGPYVVKKNHIQELLTGPVRSLKKVVLSLSTVNISSVRPHCAPFLSTLHTGWLAWLHSRSLQGTRARRDLLATALGGGAAGLGVLNSMDAEVLANKLETVTLGVQDLLKPLNSSLSSLGMGQWLVSEVLPTWEQISEKDHQVLLRALGMEQSNVSLALSCIQAQMWVQSVVAGILRDGDNGVLPTEIRKIVWDAATEKERQLQAWWRLVNFTHDQALNAVVAHVLTVAEARIEKVYPIVALGVNTNGSVVYPLDHRMWARVSEGRWETVDLDACILERGLGFICEDDALKASDVCFDTKEGVCHFEINPQSSNKTMLVYVGKGCVCFRTACKYVQINEAYNQTVFSDSNMCACNVATIRGCDFVYKPPVFTSQLLIRNYTLYRSITPTPIGMDLSLVKEMLEHANLQQLLENAKAEAKKILITVHHDGKVIKQVMERIKRAGEHHWWEAFFGWSPTATGIFNALLHPIVVILLMQICVCFAMVATCYRMRQVKLCFDNQMKEAGLAKSLLK from the coding sequence ATGGAAGGCGATTGTGACCAGCGGGAAGGGCGATCTTCGTGGCATCACCAGCCCTGTTTGTGCTGTGGGGAAAATGCTTTCAAATTTGTGATTGCAGGATTTACTTTGCTTTCTGGTATGTGCATAGTGCTGAGCACCCAGTGCGTCCAACCAACCCATCAGCATCTTGGTAAAAATGTCATTCATTCTCACTTAAAAAGGCACCTTGACACACAggccacagcccagcacaggcttAGGAGGCACACAAAAATTGGGACTGACTGGCCCTGGTCCCAAGCATACATAAAACACACAGGGATCATGGGATTAAATTCTAACAAAGGCTTAAATTTGTCAACAGTGGTTATGCATGGGTCAGAGGTGTACTTGGAAAAtgagtggggctgggacagcacaAACAGActtccacagctgctgggaaaggTGGGACAGCAAATAAAGGTGGGGTGCAGGGTAATTAACGGATCCACTCACCAGCGAGTAACTCAAATCTctgtcactgaaataaaaactaagAAGAATCAGAACAAAATCTGTGCTGTGGAGAACATGGACTGCTGGTTCAATTTTACTTTGGTCCAGCCAGTCTTTGTGGTTTGCCTCTGGGCACAAAACAGTGTGGGGCTGTCTTTTAAATTTAAGATCAGCACCACAGCACCCTCCTTTGCTGCCATTAAGATCTCAAAGTGCCATTTTTTGGCCTGGCATGCACCCCGTTATGTTGAAATTGGCAACCAGGTAAAAGTGGAAATCAAATACTCCCAAGAAAATGTAGCTGACCCAGTGCAGATTAATGGCACCACTGTGACTGTCACAGCCCCCAACAGCCGCAAGTGGATCATTCCACTGACCTGCCTCTGTGAGACCAAAACACTTGACAGATCTGAATTAGATGCAGAGACTTCATGGTATAATCAGGATTATGGACGCTGCCCACACCTGATCATAACCCTCCAGGTGTGGTGTCAAGGAAACCTGAGCGTAGAAATGTCTCCCAAACTTGGAGGAAAGTGGTGGATAGGAGGCCCTGAAGgatttaaaaaagaattcaCCATCACTGCTGTCTTGCCCCCTGTTGTTTCCAAAATAGGTCCTTATGTAGtgaagaaaaatcacatccagGAGCTGTTGACAGGGCCTGTCCGGTCACTAAAGAAGGTGGTGCTGTCTCTCTCCACTGTTAACATTTCCTCTGTCAGACCACACTGTGCCCCCTTCCTGTCTACTCTGCACACTGGCTGGCTGGCATGGCTCCACAGCCGCTCCCTCCAGGGCACCCGGGCCAGGAgggacctgctggccacagcgctgggaggaggagctgctggcctggGAGTCCTCAACAGCATGGATGCTGAAGTCTTGGCAAACAAGCTGGAGACTGTCACCTTGGGCGTGCAGGACCTCCTCAAGCCCCTGAATTCATCCCTGTCCAGCCTTGGGATGGGGCAGTGGCTTGTGTCAGAGGTGCTGCCCACCTGGGAACAAATAAGTGAGAAAGACCATCAGGTGCTGTTGCGAGCCCTGGGCATGGAGCAAAGTAACGTCTCGCTTGCTCTTAGCTGCATCCAGGCCCAGATGTGGGTGCAGAGTGTTGTTGCAGGTATCCTGAGAGACGGTGACAACGGCGTCCTGCCCACTGAGATCCGAAAGATCGTGTGGGACGCGGCCACAGAGAAGGAGCGGCAGCTCCAAGCCTGGTGGAGGCTGGTCAACTTCACCCACGACCAGGCCCTCAACGCGGTCGTTGCCCACGTCCTCACTGTGGCGGAGGCTCGCATTGAAAAGGTCTACCCCATCGTGGCCCTGGGAGTAAACACAAATGGCTCTGTGGTCTACCCCCTGGACCACCGCATGTGGGCCAGGGTGTCTGAGGGGAGGTGGGAGACGGTAGATTTGGACGCCTGCATTTTGGAGAGGGGGCTGGGATTCATATGTGAGGATGATGCCCTTAAGGCGAGCGATGTGTGCTTTGACACCAAAGAAGGGGTGTGCCACTTTGAGATCAACCCCCAGAGCAGTAACAAAACCATGTTAGTGTACGTAGGGAAAGGCTGCGTGTGCTTCAGAACAGCGTGTAAATACGTGCAGATTAACGAAGCTTATAACCAGACTGTGTTTAGCGACTCAAATATGTGTGCTTGCAATGTAGCTACTATTAGAGGCTGTGATTTTGTGTATAAACCACCTGTGTTTACTAGCCAGTTGCTAATCAGAAACTATACCTTGTATCGTAGTATAACCCCCACCCCCATCGGTATGGATTTATCACTTGTAAAAGAAATGTTAGAGCATGCAAATTTGCAGCAGCTGCTAGAAAATGCCAAGGCCGAAGCTAAAAAGATCCTAATAACGGTTCACCATGATGGTAAAGTTATAAAACAGGTAATGGAACGAATTAAGAGGGCGGGAGAACACCACTGGTGGGAGGCTTTTTTTGGCTGGTCCCCCACAGCCACTGGCATTTTCAACGCGCTGCTGCACCCCATTGTAGTTATCCTGCTAATGCAAATCTGTGTGTGCTTTGCCATGGTAGCCACTTGTTACCGGATGAGGCAGGTGAAGCTCTGCTTTGATAACCAGATGAAAGAAGCAGGGCTGGCCAAGAGCCTCCTGAAATAG